A genomic region of Desulfosarcina ovata subsp. ovata contains the following coding sequences:
- a CDS encoding FHA domain-containing protein, with translation MYRISPARPVVIFLLLLATVAVFVFGMQPPGHCVQSEGDGMADVVFVFDNSGSMRKNDPQFQTPKTVLAFLEQLPETVRVGMVLFDQRARLLQPLGDLTDPVARQGLAESLEKVDYRGKFTDSAAGIERAAYELKTKGRAHTRKSIIFLTDGIVDTGNRQKDSERTRWLKTDLAADCRASGIRILGIAFTENADFPLIQTMATRTEGTYFRAAQAEDIAGVLDRLQAFLLPPSPAPLPVAMAEPVPAPTPAAETPEKADDAGVSPPVVPDVATMPNASRSFWKFYLPLLLIIFVLMGMVAVLVFKLFSLPAWLGGRKGETPSMMGVRTPPPQWELQDLGPDSIAVYRFDKARVTVGRDGKNDLLLATATVSNLHATIEYRDGAFYLEDQRSTNGTRLNDHQVPANTPLRLKSGDRINFANLTFQFIRLDQIISGDTVLLDITALGAQAEEPSDLHTGMVESEKPFLDCLVRHLERIRLLGEKYHRFVETCFSGAMCTAIAIQARENMQQLHIDPEHTCSSLIKGNVFYVICTLPVPADDASRWFGDQHGGFTQFIFKWIKSDGYDVTACDLFCVVTFGGDGHPWVSMTVVPTHDEPDPVEIMSVNFLSDEEKVELGMEFDDHGRVL, from the coding sequence ATGTATCGTATCAGCCCGGCTCGGCCTGTTGTGATCTTTCTACTGTTGCTGGCAACAGTGGCTGTTTTTGTTTTCGGCATGCAGCCTCCCGGCCATTGCGTCCAAAGCGAAGGCGACGGCATGGCAGACGTGGTTTTCGTGTTCGATAATTCCGGCAGCATGCGCAAAAACGATCCCCAATTCCAGACCCCCAAAACGGTGCTGGCATTTCTGGAGCAACTGCCCGAAACCGTCCGCGTGGGCATGGTGCTTTTCGACCAACGGGCCCGCCTGCTGCAGCCGCTTGGCGACCTCACGGACCCGGTTGCCCGCCAGGGGCTTGCCGAAAGCCTGGAAAAAGTCGACTACCGCGGAAAATTCACCGACAGTGCCGCCGGCATTGAACGGGCGGCCTATGAATTGAAAACAAAGGGTCGGGCGCATACCCGGAAAAGCATTATTTTCCTGACCGATGGAATTGTGGATACGGGAAACCGACAGAAAGACAGCGAACGCACCCGCTGGCTGAAAACCGACCTGGCTGCCGATTGCCGTGCCTCCGGGATCCGGATCCTGGGCATTGCGTTCACCGAAAATGCCGACTTCCCGCTGATTCAGACGATGGCCACACGCACGGAGGGGACCTATTTCCGGGCCGCGCAGGCCGAAGATATCGCCGGGGTGCTGGACCGCCTCCAGGCGTTTCTGTTACCCCCGTCCCCCGCCCCCCTGCCGGTGGCCATGGCTGAACCGGTGCCGGCGCCCACGCCAGCCGCGGAGACACCGGAGAAAGCCGACGATGCCGGGGTCTCTCCCCCTGTGGTGCCGGATGTGGCGACCATGCCGAATGCGTCGCGCAGTTTCTGGAAGTTCTACCTGCCTCTTTTGCTGATCATTTTTGTGCTCATGGGGATGGTGGCCGTTCTGGTGTTCAAGCTTTTCAGCCTGCCGGCCTGGTTGGGGGGGCGCAAAGGCGAAACCCCGTCCATGATGGGAGTCCGCACCCCGCCGCCACAGTGGGAACTCCAGGATCTTGGCCCGGACAGCATTGCCGTCTACCGGTTTGACAAGGCCCGGGTCACCGTGGGACGGGATGGCAAAAATGACCTGCTGCTGGCCACCGCCACGGTGTCCAACCTGCATGCCACCATCGAGTATCGTGACGGCGCCTTTTACCTTGAGGATCAGCGCAGCACCAACGGCACCCGTCTCAACGACCATCAGGTGCCTGCCAACACGCCCCTGCGTCTGAAAAGCGGCGATCGGATCAATTTTGCCAATCTGACGTTCCAATTTATCCGGCTGGACCAGATTATCAGTGGTGACACCGTCCTGTTGGACATTACCGCCCTGGGGGCACAGGCCGAGGAACCGTCGGATCTTCACACCGGCATGGTGGAATCGGAAAAGCCTTTCCTGGATTGCCTGGTCCGGCATCTGGAACGGATCCGCTTGCTGGGAGAAAAGTACCATCGTTTCGTGGAGACCTGTTTTTCTGGGGCCATGTGTACGGCCATCGCCATTCAGGCCCGGGAAAACATGCAGCAGTTGCATATCGATCCGGAGCACACCTGTTCCTCATTGATCAAAGGCAACGTCTTTTATGTGATCTGCACACTGCCGGTGCCGGCGGACGATGCATCCCGCTGGTTCGGTGATCAGCATGGCGGATTCACCCAGTTTATTTTCAAGTGGATCAAATCTGATGGTTACGACGTGACCGCCTGCGACCTGTTTTGTGTGGTTACTTTCGGCGGCGACGGGCATCCATGGGTCAGCATGACCGTGGTACCGACCCATGACGAGCCGGACCCTGTGGAAATTATGTCGGTCAACTTCCTCTCCGATGAAGAGAAGGTGGAACTGGGAATGGAATTTGACGACCACGGCCGGGTGCTGTGA
- a CDS encoding type II CAAX prenyl endopeptidase Rce1 family protein, whose translation MEDTDQSPFTLGNGNLKTDTTGNSFPDRYAIKEAGTDRVLTCLEAPNLQVIVKAGLTVATSAARKAPPGTIYLDGVAQVEPFLDHDRKVYNLDHHEGCVRAFTLATCEQALIMCVKGLDLRDREWKIFANEPDLDTILAIWIILNHQRVNNREAINRRALFALVRLEGVIDSLGLELRELSGLPADLLQKLMRVIDRLRTDELERKKAGEWTKTDYSEYTISVLRKLDQFLIKVGELDDFKGIEELARIELTNNRIAVVVASDLGIYELEPHLTKLYGNRLGWVALRKEKNNYTLRQMDLFMPVNLEDVYQRLNYTDPAVKGRMGVNRWGGSGDIGGSPRDLGTKLSPAEIVSACRDVIEKRSDIRHVKRFLLSALFCLSILFAAVATAQNWPPTLWLSRLSTGMRSQEFGYYSALLIVTLVTLAIVAFRRPWQFGIMLPAGKDWWRILPIAVICGLTGGMLTPDKTMFATDPYLAWALALVLLPLSLELLFRGLVHGMMAQLASIQDSESRWFFSGPTIGSTLLYAIAIGIQTLMLADGPIMTTLTSSLLIKAVLVAGMFGVAAGMIRERSHSILPAWLFHALAALTALLVYRLM comes from the coding sequence ATGGAAGATACGGATCAATCACCTTTTACGCTGGGAAACGGGAACCTGAAAACGGATACCACCGGAAACAGTTTCCCGGATCGCTATGCGATAAAAGAGGCGGGGACCGACCGGGTCCTGACCTGTCTCGAGGCGCCCAACCTGCAGGTGATCGTCAAAGCCGGGCTGACGGTTGCGACTTCTGCCGCGCGCAAGGCCCCCCCGGGAACCATCTATCTGGATGGCGTTGCCCAGGTCGAACCGTTCCTTGACCATGATCGCAAGGTCTACAACCTGGACCACCACGAGGGCTGCGTGCGCGCATTCACCTTAGCCACCTGTGAGCAGGCCCTGATCATGTGTGTGAAAGGGCTGGACCTGCGTGACCGGGAATGGAAAATTTTCGCCAACGAACCAGACCTGGACACGATTCTGGCCATCTGGATCATTCTCAACCACCAACGCGTCAACAACCGTGAGGCCATCAACCGGCGGGCACTTTTTGCGCTGGTCCGCCTGGAAGGCGTTATCGATTCCCTTGGCCTGGAACTGCGTGAGCTCAGCGGCCTGCCGGCGGATTTGCTGCAGAAGCTGATGCGCGTCATCGATCGTTTGCGTACCGACGAACTGGAGCGGAAGAAGGCCGGGGAATGGACCAAAACCGATTATTCCGAATACACCATCAGTGTGCTGCGCAAGCTGGACCAGTTTCTCATCAAGGTCGGTGAACTGGACGATTTCAAAGGGATTGAAGAACTGGCCCGTATCGAATTGACCAACAACCGTATCGCCGTGGTGGTGGCATCCGATCTGGGAATATACGAACTGGAGCCCCACCTCACCAAACTGTACGGCAACCGGCTGGGCTGGGTGGCCCTGCGCAAGGAAAAGAACAATTACACCCTGCGGCAGATGGACCTGTTCATGCCCGTCAACCTGGAAGACGTCTATCAGCGCCTCAACTATACTGATCCGGCGGTCAAGGGGCGCATGGGGGTCAACCGCTGGGGCGGTTCCGGTGATATCGGGGGCTCTCCCAGGGACCTGGGGACCAAACTCTCTCCCGCGGAGATTGTCTCGGCCTGCCGCGATGTCATCGAAAAACGCAGCGACATCCGTCACGTGAAGCGCTTTCTGCTCAGCGCGCTGTTCTGCCTGTCGATTCTGTTTGCCGCTGTCGCCACCGCCCAGAACTGGCCGCCGACCTTGTGGCTGAGCCGGTTGAGTACGGGGATGCGCAGCCAGGAATTCGGATATTATTCGGCCCTGCTGATAGTTACGCTGGTTACGCTGGCCATCGTGGCGTTTCGACGCCCCTGGCAGTTTGGTATCATGCTGCCGGCCGGCAAAGACTGGTGGCGGATTTTGCCGATTGCCGTCATATGCGGGTTGACCGGCGGGATGCTGACTCCCGACAAAACCATGTTCGCCACGGATCCTTATCTCGCCTGGGCCTTGGCCCTGGTTCTGCTGCCGCTTTCCCTGGAACTGCTCTTCCGGGGGCTGGTGCATGGGATGATGGCGCAACTGGCCAGTATTCAGGATTCCGAAAGCCGCTGGTTTTTCTCAGGGCCGACCATTGGATCGACCCTTTTGTATGCCATCGCCATCGGTATCCAGACCCTCATGCTCGCCGATGGTCCGATCATGACCACTCTGACCAGCAGTCTGCTGATCAAAGCGGTCCTCGTGGCCGGAATGTTCGGTGTCGCTGCCGGCATGATCCGGGAACGTTCCCACAGCATTCTTCCCGCCTGGCTGTTTCATGCTCTTGCCGCACTGACCGCACTTCTGGTTTACAGGCTCATGTGA
- a CDS encoding DNA polymerase III subunit alpha, translated as MKPSAMNQPFIPLTLRSHYSLMWGTDSPTAICRAARRLGYERLALTDTDNLCGLWPFLHACREEGLTPIVGAEVTDPCSTRRAVCLVRNGDGYANLCRLITRRHRDPAFDLATALPASAGGLLVLTGHADLLADWHRSGVRVAAALPRRPPSPFHPLVQAGRRLGLPLVATPGSFFLDPQDLAVHRLLRAIAGNTTLSRLEPSAIAPADAWLAAPDVYRHRFAVCPEAIENALRLAGTITFSGPDFGLVMPPWKDENGRSADDCLRRAAFAGARRRYGQELGKAVAQRLEHELATIARMGFSAYFLVVEEIVSQSPRTCGRGSAAASLVAYCLGITNVCPVKHNLYFGRFLNPGRSDPPDIDVDFAWDERDAVIAGVLDRFAGRSAMVASHILFQPRMALRETAKVFGMPAAEIGRISRRLPWFWHRDELDASLLENLRQRPETRHLDFARPWPQIMALAQRIIGIPRHLSVHPGGVVITPAPIDGYVPIETAPKGVPIIQWDKDAAEDAGLVKIDLLGNRSLGVIRDTLSVMRTNGIAFDEQHWAPEDDPATRRTIARGQTMGCFYIESPAMRLLHQKAGNGDFDHLVIHSSIIRPAANEYIQAYLERLHGASWDPIHPLLADVLDDTFGIMVYQEDVSRAAVALAGFSDAEADGLRKIIARKDRERQLADFRERFMKGAAARGVSVARAEAVWQMMMSFSGYSFCKPHSASYARVSFQAAYLKTHFPAAFMAGVISNQGGFYSTFAYVSEARRMGLAIDPPDVNRSRIHWTGQNRRLRVGLMAVGGLSRSTMERIVAGRPASGFPDMAGFLARVQPDEDEARALVHCGALDGLDPEASRTRLRWALAAWQTERRRSHQREELFAHQRIASSAVPPPGFPAADPIVRLRREFAVLGFLCSQHPITLFRESIASRCTVKADQLVHRVGRRVCLAAWLVTGKIVRTRQGNSMQFLTFEDETAIVETTFFPETYRRFCHMLDRHRPYLLTGTVDENWGVVTLTVERVAQVRKNISRRKRRSIDKLAKDAVLLLDFSD; from the coding sequence TTGAAGCCATCTGCGATGAACCAGCCTTTCATTCCCCTTACGCTTCGCTCCCATTACTCCCTGATGTGGGGCACCGACTCACCGACGGCCATCTGCCGGGCGGCCCGGCGACTGGGCTACGAGCGGCTGGCCCTGACCGACACGGACAACCTCTGCGGCCTGTGGCCGTTTCTGCATGCCTGCCGGGAAGAGGGGCTTACCCCCATCGTGGGGGCGGAAGTCACCGATCCGTGCAGCACCCGGCGGGCCGTCTGCCTGGTCAGAAATGGTGACGGCTACGCCAACCTGTGCCGCCTGATCACCCGACGTCACCGCGACCCGGCATTTGATCTGGCCACGGCATTGCCCGCTTCGGCCGGGGGACTGCTGGTGCTCACCGGCCATGCCGACCTGTTGGCGGACTGGCACCGGTCCGGGGTACGGGTGGCCGCCGCCCTGCCCCGGCGCCCGCCATCGCCGTTCCATCCCCTGGTGCAGGCGGGCCGCCGTCTGGGCCTGCCCCTGGTGGCCACCCCGGGCAGCTTCTTTCTTGACCCGCAAGATCTGGCGGTGCACCGCCTGCTGCGGGCCATTGCCGGCAACACGACCCTCTCGCGCCTGGAACCGTCGGCGATTGCTCCGGCCGACGCCTGGCTGGCCGCGCCGGATGTCTACCGCCACCGTTTTGCCGTTTGTCCGGAAGCCATTGAGAATGCCCTCCGGCTGGCCGGGACGATCACCTTCAGCGGCCCTGACTTCGGGCTGGTCATGCCTCCCTGGAAGGACGAAAACGGTCGCAGCGCTGACGATTGCCTGCGCCGGGCCGCTTTTGCCGGCGCCCGCCGGCGGTACGGACAGGAGCTGGGCAAAGCCGTGGCCCAGCGCCTGGAGCACGAACTGGCCACGATCGCCCGCATGGGATTCTCGGCCTATTTCCTGGTGGTCGAGGAAATCGTTTCCCAGAGCCCGCGCACCTGCGGGCGGGGGTCGGCCGCCGCCTCGCTGGTCGCCTACTGCCTGGGCATCACCAATGTCTGCCCGGTCAAACACAACCTTTACTTCGGCCGATTTCTCAATCCCGGGCGGAGCGATCCGCCGGACATCGACGTGGACTTTGCCTGGGATGAACGCGACGCGGTTATCGCCGGCGTGCTGGATCGGTTTGCCGGTCGAAGCGCCATGGTGGCCAGCCACATTCTTTTTCAGCCGCGCATGGCCCTTCGGGAAACGGCCAAGGTATTCGGCATGCCTGCGGCCGAGATCGGCCGGATCAGCCGGAGGCTGCCCTGGTTCTGGCACCGGGACGAACTGGATGCGAGCCTGCTGGAAAACCTGCGTCAGCGTCCCGAGACCCGCCACCTGGATTTTGCCCGGCCCTGGCCGCAGATCATGGCCCTGGCCCAGCGGATCATCGGCATTCCGCGCCACCTCTCCGTGCATCCCGGCGGAGTGGTGATCACCCCGGCGCCCATTGACGGCTACGTGCCCATCGAAACCGCGCCCAAGGGAGTACCGATCATTCAGTGGGACAAGGACGCGGCCGAGGACGCCGGCCTGGTGAAGATCGATCTTCTGGGCAACCGCAGCCTGGGGGTGATCCGGGATACTCTGTCGGTCATGCGCACCAACGGCATCGCCTTTGACGAGCAGCACTGGGCGCCCGAGGACGATCCGGCCACCCGCCGGACCATCGCCCGGGGACAGACCATGGGCTGTTTCTACATCGAAAGTCCGGCCATGCGCCTGCTTCACCAGAAAGCCGGCAACGGCGACTTCGATCACCTGGTGATCCATTCCTCCATTATCCGGCCGGCGGCCAACGAGTATATCCAGGCCTACCTGGAACGTCTGCATGGTGCATCCTGGGACCCGATCCACCCACTTCTGGCCGATGTGCTGGACGACACCTTCGGCATCATGGTCTATCAGGAAGATGTCTCCCGGGCGGCCGTGGCCCTGGCCGGGTTTTCCGATGCCGAGGCCGACGGCCTGCGCAAGATCATCGCCAGGAAAGACCGTGAGCGCCAGTTGGCCGACTTCCGGGAACGCTTCATGAAAGGCGCCGCTGCCCGGGGCGTTTCAGTGGCCCGGGCCGAGGCGGTGTGGCAGATGATGATGAGCTTTTCGGGCTACTCCTTCTGCAAGCCCCACAGCGCATCCTACGCCCGGGTCTCCTTCCAGGCGGCCTATCTCAAGACCCACTTCCCGGCAGCGTTCATGGCCGGGGTGATCAGCAATCAGGGCGGGTTTTACAGCACCTTCGCCTATGTCTCCGAGGCCCGGCGCATGGGGCTGGCCATCGATCCGCCAGACGTCAACCGCAGCCGGATCCATTGGACCGGCCAAAACCGGCGCCTGCGGGTGGGCCTGATGGCCGTGGGCGGGCTCAGCCGGTCCACCATGGAGCGGATCGTTGCCGGTCGGCCGGCCTCCGGGTTTCCCGACATGGCCGGTTTTCTCGCCCGCGTGCAACCCGACGAAGACGAGGCGCGGGCCCTGGTCCATTGCGGCGCCCTGGACGGCCTGGACCCCGAGGCCTCACGCACCCGCCTGCGCTGGGCCCTGGCCGCCTGGCAGACCGAGCGGCGGCGATCGCACCAACGGGAGGAGCTGTTCGCCCATCAACGGATCGCCTCGTCGGCCGTTCCGCCACCCGGTTTCCCGGCCGCGGACCCGATCGTCCGCCTGCGCCGGGAGTTTGCCGTGCTGGGATTTCTCTGCAGTCAGCACCCCATTACCCTGTTCCGTGAATCCATCGCTTCCCGGTGCACGGTCAAGGCCGACCAGCTGGTCCATCGGGTGGGGCGGCGGGTATGCCTGGCCGCCTGGCTGGTGACCGGCAAGATCGTCCGCACCCGCCAGGGCAACTCCATGCAATTTCTCACTTTCGAAGATGAGACCGCTATCGTGGAAACCACTTTCTTTCCCGAGACCTACCGGCGCTTCTGCCATATGCTGGACCGCCATCGGCCCTACCTGCTGACCGGCACCGTGGATGAGAATTGGGGGGTGGTGACGCTTACGGTGGAACGGGTGGCACAGGTGAGAAAAAATATATCCCGCCGGAAACGCCGGTCAATCGATAAATTGGCGAAGGATGCTGTGCTTCTCCTTGATTTCTCCGATTAA
- a CDS encoding DUF72 domain-containing protein, producing the protein MATKTSNTNIPPILIGTSGYAYSEWVDAGFYPPGTGSARMLEHYTRFFSVTEINYTWYQMPKAPAMDRMRRKVPEGFYFAAKLTRTLTHEVDPDGWPAQAARYREGIAPLMQSGQLLAVLVQLPPFFRRNPQNRRYLAKLLDALAGLPLAVEFRHVSWATERVFTGLKERRVALVCVDVPDLPDLFPPLCRVTSPDLFYVRFHGRNAGGWRSGKMQKQFDYDYSEAELAGWSRQHIPEMAQKATTGIIFFNNHVRGQAPRNAQMLMAQMAGW; encoded by the coding sequence ATGGCTACGAAAACCTCAAACACCAATATTCCCCCCATCCTGATCGGCACCAGCGGATATGCCTACAGCGAATGGGTGGATGCCGGTTTTTACCCTCCCGGTACCGGTTCGGCACGCATGCTGGAACACTACACGCGTTTTTTTTCGGTGACCGAGATCAACTACACCTGGTATCAGATGCCCAAGGCGCCGGCCATGGACCGCATGCGCCGCAAGGTGCCGGAGGGGTTTTATTTTGCCGCCAAACTCACCCGCACCCTGACCCACGAAGTGGACCCTGACGGATGGCCGGCCCAGGCCGCCCGATACCGGGAAGGAATCGCCCCCCTGATGCAGTCGGGCCAACTGCTGGCCGTTCTCGTCCAACTGCCCCCCTTCTTTCGACGCAATCCGCAAAATCGCCGTTACCTGGCCAAGCTCCTGGACGCCCTTGCCGGTCTGCCTCTGGCTGTGGAATTCCGCCACGTCTCCTGGGCCACGGAGCGGGTCTTCACCGGCCTCAAGGAGCGCCGGGTGGCCCTGGTCTGCGTGGATGTTCCGGACCTGCCGGACCTCTTTCCGCCCCTTTGCCGGGTCACCAGCCCCGATCTTTTCTACGTCCGCTTCCACGGCCGCAATGCCGGCGGATGGCGGTCGGGCAAGATGCAGAAGCAGTTCGATTACGACTACAGTGAGGCCGAACTGGCCGGCTGGAGTCGGCAGCACATTCCCGAAATGGCCCAAAAAGCCACCACCGGCATCATCTTTTTCAACAATCACGTTCGTGGGCAGGCCCCGAGAAACGCGCAAATGTTGATGGCGCAGATGGCGGGTTGGTGA
- the lexA gene encoding transcriptional repressor LexA yields MAPELTPGQQRLFDYMKKTIERTGRSPSLRQAAGDLGVSHGAVSQHLKILEQKGVLKRQGRYSRTIHLIGPIGNKAAVQRWREIPIVGRVTAGLPLYAQQEWEGSLVLDSALYRGQHLFALRVQGNSMRGAGILDGDLAICTPRQYAQNGEIVVALIHGEEATVKRFFSHTDHVELRPENPDYAVMRYGFDEVLVQGRVVGIQRVMETG; encoded by the coding sequence ATGGCACCTGAACTGACCCCCGGCCAGCAGCGCCTGTTTGATTATATGAAAAAAACCATCGAACGTACCGGCCGCAGCCCCAGCCTGCGCCAAGCGGCCGGAGATCTGGGGGTCAGCCATGGCGCCGTTTCCCAACACCTTAAAATCTTGGAACAAAAAGGCGTCCTCAAGCGTCAGGGACGCTACAGCCGGACGATTCACCTGATCGGCCCCATCGGTAACAAGGCGGCGGTCCAACGCTGGCGGGAGATACCCATCGTGGGCCGCGTCACCGCCGGTTTGCCGTTGTATGCCCAGCAGGAATGGGAGGGCAGCCTGGTGCTGGACAGCGCCCTGTATCGCGGCCAACACCTGTTTGCCCTGCGGGTGCAAGGGAATTCCATGCGGGGGGCGGGTATCCTGGATGGTGATTTGGCCATCTGCACGCCGCGCCAATATGCCCAAAACGGAGAGATCGTCGTGGCCCTGATCCACGGGGAAGAGGCCACGGTAAAACGCTTCTTTTCCCATACGGATCATGTGGAGCTGCGGCCGGAAAATCCCGATTACGCGGTGATGCGTTACGGGTTCGACGAAGTCCTGGTGCAGGGACGGGTCGTCGGAATCCAGAGAGTGATGGAGACGGGTTAA
- a CDS encoding ATP-binding protein, whose protein sequence is MVKVGVYENAPKIFTAADGQPAGIFIDIIASIAKDEGWHLQYVHGTWSEGLERLGKGEIDLMPDVAYSSEREKLFRFHKRPVLSSWFQVYARRGSGIKSILDLRGKRVAVLDRSVQQDTFTQLAASFELETRLVSLPDYQTIFERVADNQVDAAITNRFFGLMHAKKFDLEDTAVIFHPSNLFFAAPHKAPGQLLDTIDAQLLNLKKDPQSVYYRSLKRWVSEEVRFQWPIWLQALGMVVCVVLLTSLLGSVVLKHQVNTRTRELNQMNRVLRTLSECNQALVRSTDEAGLLEAICRIIVEIGGYRFAWIGFTGPETDDNLRPVSQVRAGGGTPVTAKADNGPAAPPIHPLIQKTLRSGQPCSARHILTDKTFESWRADALKEGYASVLALPLLADGEKLGVMCIYSADSDAFGAEAVVQLTELANDLSFGIHSHRMRVAYAQAEAQRREAQQRFEATLRASELKYRELVMLANSIILRWSRDGRITFLNQFGRRFFGYTETEILGRHIVGTIVPESERSGRDLRQLMEEISTDPHAFERNINENMRRNGERVWIDWTNKVVLDEQGQVKEILSIGSDITARKAAEEQIHRLNIELREHAQVLEKRVAERTAELVVAKERAESADRLKSAFLATMSHELRTPLNSIIGFTGILLQEFAGPLNEEQKKQLSMVQISSRHLLALINDVLDISKIEAGQLELSYSPFELRPSIEKIVRIVAPLAEKKGLDIKIDISENVDLVTADQRRLEQVILNLLNNALKFTEKGHVHIYCRTDNKQYRLSISDTGIGMQPEALSGLFQPFHQVDTGLSRKHEGTGLGLSICKKLMDLMGGTIDVKSQWGKGSTFTMRFPQQGPAGELS, encoded by the coding sequence ATGGTAAAAGTCGGGGTATATGAAAACGCACCCAAAATTTTCACCGCCGCCGATGGTCAACCGGCGGGGATCTTCATCGATATCATCGCGTCCATTGCGAAGGACGAAGGCTGGCATCTGCAATATGTCCACGGTACCTGGAGCGAGGGCCTGGAGCGTCTGGGAAAAGGGGAAATCGATCTTATGCCCGACGTGGCCTACTCGTCGGAAAGAGAAAAACTGTTTCGGTTTCACAAAAGGCCCGTCCTCTCCTCCTGGTTTCAGGTTTATGCCCGCAGGGGCAGCGGAATCAAATCGATATTGGATCTTAGGGGCAAACGCGTTGCCGTGCTGGATCGTTCGGTTCAACAGGATACATTTACACAGCTTGCCGCCAGCTTCGAACTGGAGACGCGCCTCGTCTCTCTGCCGGACTACCAGACCATCTTCGAGCGGGTTGCAGACAATCAGGTCGATGCGGCGATCACCAACCGCTTTTTCGGACTGATGCATGCGAAAAAGTTCGACCTTGAGGATACAGCGGTGATTTTTCACCCCAGCAACTTGTTTTTCGCGGCACCGCACAAAGCCCCCGGTCAATTGCTGGATACGATTGACGCCCAGCTGTTGAATCTGAAAAAAGATCCGCAATCAGTCTACTATCGCTCGCTGAAACGATGGGTTTCCGAGGAAGTCCGGTTTCAATGGCCCATATGGCTCCAGGCATTGGGCATGGTTGTCTGTGTGGTGCTGCTGACGAGCCTGCTGGGAAGCGTTGTCCTCAAGCATCAGGTCAATACGCGCACCCGGGAGCTGAACCAAATGAACCGGGTACTGCGGACCCTCAGCGAGTGCAATCAGGCATTGGTGCGCTCCACTGACGAAGCCGGATTGCTTGAGGCCATCTGTCGCATCATTGTCGAAATCGGCGGCTACCGGTTTGCATGGATCGGTTTCACCGGTCCGGAGACCGATGACAATCTCCGTCCCGTGTCCCAGGTTCGCGCCGGGGGTGGCACCCCCGTTACCGCAAAGGCGGACAATGGCCCGGCCGCCCCCCCCATCCATCCCTTAATCCAAAAAACCCTCCGAAGCGGCCAACCCTGTTCCGCCCGGCATATTTTGACGGATAAGACATTCGAATCCTGGCGGGCCGATGCGCTCAAGGAAGGCTATGCCTCGGTACTGGCACTCCCCTTGCTGGCCGATGGAGAAAAACTGGGTGTCATGTGCATCTATTCGGCGGATTCCGACGCGTTCGGTGCGGAGGCGGTCGTCCAGCTTACGGAGCTTGCCAATGACCTCTCTTTTGGCATCCACAGCCACCGAATGCGAGTTGCCTACGCCCAGGCCGAAGCGCAGCGACGGGAGGCCCAGCAGCGATTCGAGGCGACACTGCGTGCCAGTGAACTGAAATACCGCGAACTGGTGATGCTGGCCAACAGCATCATCCTGCGCTGGTCGCGCGATGGGCGGATCACTTTCCTGAATCAATTCGGCCGGCGCTTTTTTGGATATACGGAAACGGAAATCCTCGGCCGGCACATCGTCGGAACGATCGTTCCGGAAAGTGAACGCAGCGGACGGGATCTGCGGCAACTGATGGAGGAGATCAGCACGGATCCCCATGCCTTTGAACGGAATATCAATGAGAACATGCGTCGCAATGGCGAGCGCGTCTGGATCGACTGGACAAACAAAGTCGTTCTCGATGAACAGGGACAGGTCAAGGAGATCCTCAGTATCGGTTCCGATATCACTGCCCGCAAGGCGGCGGAGGAACAGATTCACCGTTTGAATATTGAGTTGCGGGAACATGCGCAGGTCCTGGAAAAACGCGTGGCCGAGCGCACGGCGGAACTGGTGGTCGCCAAGGAGCGCGCCGAGTCTGCCGATCGGCTCAAATCCGCCTTTCTGGCCACCATGTCCCATGAATTGCGCACGCCGCTGAATTCGATTATCGGCTTTACCGGTATCCTGCTCCAGGAGTTCGCCGGCCCGTTGAATGAGGAGCAGAAAAAACAATTGAGCATGGTGCAAATCAGTTCCCGCCATCTTCTGGCGCTGATTAACGATGTGCTGGATATTTCCAAAATCGAAGCCGGCCAACTGGAGCTTTCTTACTCACCCTTTGAATTGCGGCCGTCCATTGAGAAAATCGTCAGGATCGTTGCGCCACTGGCCGAAAAAAAGGGACTTGATATCAAGATAGACATATCCGAGAATGTCGATTTGGTGACCGCGGACCAGCGGCGACTGGAACAGGTGATCCTCAATTTGCTCAACAATGCTCTGAAATTCACCGAAAAGGGGCATGTCCACATTTATTGCCGGACCGACAACAAGCAGTACCGGTTATCCATTTCGGATACCGGGATCGGGATGCAACCCGAAGCGCTGTCAGGCCTTTTCCAACCATTTCACCAGGTCGATACCGGACTGTCACGCAAACACGAGGGAACGGGGCTGGGGCTTTCCATTTGCAAAAAACTGATGGATCTGATGGGGGGGACCATCGATGTGAAAAGCCAGTGGGGCAAGGGCAGCACGTTCACCATGCGCTTTCCGCAACAGGGGCCGGCGGGAGAATTGTCATGA